The following are encoded together in the Lathyrus oleraceus cultivar Zhongwan6 chromosome 3, CAAS_Psat_ZW6_1.0, whole genome shotgun sequence genome:
- the LOC127128560 gene encoding uncharacterized protein LOC127128560: MLKKAGKDIPTKSGTKTNPKSQKEVPGQMLDKASKEIPTTSGTKSQIMMHLEKMVEESDIMHGAIRSVDMDEGVFRIAHSELIAKEDMQQLFEHEELGIDVIHTYIWYSDQSIIYLVEQFIYTFQ; encoded by the exons atgttgaaaaaagctggtaaggatattccaacgaagtccgggacaaaaacaaatcctaaatctcaaaaagag gttcccggtcaaatgttggacaaagctagtaaggaaattccaacgacgtccgggacaaaatctcaaattatgatgcatcttgagaaaatggtggaagagtcagatattatgcacggcgccatccgtagtgtagatatggatgaaggtgttttcagaattgctcattccgaattaattgcaaaggaggacatgcaacaactttttgaacacgaagaattgggcatcgatgtcattcatacatacatatggtactccgatcaatctattatttacttagttgaacaatttatttacacatttcaatga